The nucleotide window CTCGTCGTCGTGAGGAAAATCTTCAGGATATTCCGATTGCGGTGACGGCGCTGACATCCGATGCGCTTGAACGTCAGCAGATTTTTGAAACAACCGACCTTGATAATGTGGCACCGAACCTGCAGTTTACCAGTTATGGTCCGCTGTCAGGCAACAACTCCGCGGCTCAGGTCTTTATCCGCGGTATCGGTCAGACCGACCCGACCGGTGCGGTTGACCCGGGTGTCGGTATCTATATTGACGATGTGTATATGGGTCGCTCCGTGGGCGGCGCCATGGACTTTAAGGACATCTCCAGCGTACAGATTCTGCGCGGGCCGCAAGGTACTCTGTTCGGCCGGAACACCATCGGTGGCGCCGTTCTGATTTCCACTAACCTTCCCGGAGACGAACTGGGCGGAACTGTCCGGGCTCGTACTGGTACCGATAACCTGCGCGAACTGTTCGGTGCATTTGATCTGCCGGTCAGTGACACACTGGGGACGCGTTTTTCCATGGGCATGCGTCAGCGTGACGGTTATGTGACCCGCCAGTCTGACGGTGTCGACCTGGGGGATGACGACAGTTATTCCCTGAATGGAACGGTGCGTTGGGAACCGAGCGATTCATTCAGCCTGACCATCCGCGGTGATTATTCCAGTGAAGATGAAAACGGATCCCCCTTTGTCTTCAAGAATATCAATGAGAATGCTGCATTTGTCGCTGCAACAAGTGTTGGAGCCGGATGTCCGGGTGCAACGTTCCCGCCGCCAGCTGTTCCGGTCGATGTTGTAAATCCGGCCTGCGGCAACGATGCAACTTACGACCTGGGACCGTTCACCAACGGCGGTACGGCCAAAGTGTTCAGCTCAACGGAAAACTGGGGTTTTTCCGGCACCGCGGAATATGATTTCAACGACAGTTTGACGCTGAAATCCGTCACGTCTTATCGTGAGCTGGCGTGGTCCGGCGCCCGCGATGCAGACAATACTGCTTTGCCCATCCTGTCCACGGAATATGATAGTACCAGCGAGCAGTTCAGTCAGGAGTTACAGGCGCTATACAGCTCTGACAAGTTGAACGGTGTTGTGGGACTTTATTATTTCGACGAAGACACCCATGACGAAGTGCGTGTACCTGTCGCGCTTCCTATACCGAACATTCTTGGAGGTGGTGATGGCTCCCGCGATCACCAGAGCGTGGATTTGTCCACCGAAAGCTGGGCGGCCTTCACTGAATGGACCTATGACATTACCGACAAGTTGTCACTTTCCGGTGGTCTCCGTTATACTGACGAGACAAAAGGTATGACCCTGATTGCCTTCAACATAGAAGATGTGCATGCACCTGAACCGACGACGTTGCCCACTACTGTTCCGCCGCTGTTTGTTGATCCCAGCCCCCACGAACTGGGTTTCTCTGCGGTAACCGGTACGGCGAAACTTCAGTACCGCTGGAACGATTCCCTGATGACTTATGCAAGTTGGTCGCAGGGTTTCAAGAGTGGTGGTTTCAACCAGCGCTACAACGCACCTCCACCGAACAACCAGCCGATCACTTTTGACGAAGAGAAAGCTCAAAACTACGAGGTCGGTTTCAAGGCAGACGTTGCTGACAACCTGCGCCTGAATGGTGCCGTTTTCCATACCGACTATACGGACATGCAGCTGATTTACCGTCTGGGCGTAGTGCCGCTGCTGTTTAATGCGGGTTCCGCTTCCATCGAAGGTTTCGAGCTCGAGATGACCTGGAATCCAACCGGTCGTTTGCTGGTTGAGGGAAGTGTTGGTTATCTGGATTCATCCATTGACGAGGTTGTCGAGATCGTGGTTCCTGACCAGACAGTGACCGCCACGGTGGACAAGGGCAACAGACTGCCGTTCAGTCCCGAGTGGAAGGCCAATCTTGGGGTCAGCTACTTCTTTGACATTGGTCATGGTCTGGAACTGACACCGCGTGTGGATGTGGTTTACACTTCTGAAATGTACTATGACGCCGCCAATTCCGAAGGGGTTCTGCAGGATGACTACACACTTGTGAATGCCTCCCTGCAGCTTGAAAGCCCGGACAGCGGCTGGCGCGTGACTTTCGGTGTGAATAACCTGACCGACAAGCTCTATCAGGTGGCCGGGAACTCTTCCTTCAGTACTGCAACCGGGTATGAAGAAGTGATCTATGCCCGCAAGCGGAACTGGTATCTGGCTCTGACGGCAGATTTTTGATCTGATAAAAACATAACTCTATCAGCGGCCGGGATTTAGTACAGTCCCGGCCGTTTTTTTTGAATTCAGGCGGCGATACCGAGTCCGGAAGATCATATTCGCTACATGTGCGTTTTTGATTCCTTTCTGTTGCTGTTATGGTTCTGGAATCAGTCTATTATAAAATTTTGGGTTTGACCTCCGGAGGGGGCCAAATTTCTTGGGGGACTGAAGCCGCGAAAGGAATGGCCGGGTATGACCCCGGCCGGGCGCATGATCAAATTACAAAACTAAAGTCTGGGAAAAAGATGAAACAACATTGGTTTTTTAAGGGTATCGCCGGTCTTGCCCTGCTGGCAAGCCTGACGGCATGTGACGACAAAACCGTCAAAACGGCGGACCGGATTGTCAATGCGGAAGCGGAACCCCAAAACTGGCTGAGTTACGGCAGGACCTATTCCGAACAGCGCTTCAGTCCCCTGAAGCAAATTAATGACGGCAATGTAAACGAGCTCGGCCTGGCCTGGTATCATGATCTGGATACCGCCCGGGGCCAGGAAGCCACGCCACTGGTGGTGGACGGGGTGATTTATGTCACCACCGCCTGGAGCAAGGCCAAGGCCTTTGACGGCAAAACCGGGGCCGTACTGTGGGAATATGATCCCGAGGTGCCGCCTGAATGGGCGGTGCGGGTTTGCTGCGATGTGGTCAACCGCGGGACTGCCTACTGGCAGGGCCGGATTTATTTCGGGACCTTGGACGGTCGCCTGATCGCCCTGGATGCCAAAACAGGTGAGCTGGTCTGGGAAAAACAGACTACAGACAAAACCCAGTCCTACAGCATCACCGGCGCCCCCCGTGTTGTTAAAGGTAAAGTGATCATCGGCAACAGTGGCGCTGAATACGGGGTCAGGGGCTATGTTTCTGCCTATGATGCGATGAGCGGCGAAATGGCCTGGCGCTTCTATACGGTGCCTGGCAATCCAGCTGACGGTTTTGAAAATGACGCCATGAAAATGGCTGCCGAAACCTGGAACGGCGAATGGTGGAAACTGGGCGGCGGCGGCACCGTCTGGGACGGTATGGCCTTTGATCCCGAACTGGACCTGCTCTATCTGGGTGTCGGCAACGGCTCTCCCTGGGAACAGTCTGTCCGCAGTCCTGGCGGCGGCGACAACCTGTTCCTGTCTTCCATCGTGGCGGTGCGTCCCGATACCGGTGAATATGTCTGGCACTTCCAGACCACACCGGGGGACAACTGGGACTATACCGCCACCCAGCAGATCACGCTGGCCGATCTGGAGATTGACGGCAAAGTCCGCAAGGTTCTGATGCAGGCGCCGAAAAACGGATTTTTCTATGTGCTGGACCGGCAAACCGGTGACTTTATTTCTGCCGGACCCATTGTGCCCCTGACCTGGGCAACCGGCCTGGATGAGAATGGCCGTCCAATTGAAAATCCCGAGGCGCGGTATAAGGAAACGGGGAAACCCTGGGTGGCCATGCCCGGCCCGATGGGGGCTCATAGCTGGAATCCCATGTCCTATAGCCCGGAAACCGGACTGGTTTATATTCCGACCAATGAGGCCGGTTTTGTCTATGTGTCCGATCCCGACTATAAACCCCTGCCCAAAGGCATGAATCTGGGGGTGGATATGTCGGCGGCTGACCTGCCGGACGATCCGGCCATCAAGCAGGCTGTCAAGGACGGCCTCAGGGGCCACCTGTCGGCCTGGGATCCGGTAACCCAGACAGAAGTCTGGCGGGCCCAGTATCCCGGACCGGGCAACGGCGGCACATTGGCGACGGCCGGAAATCTGGTTTTCCAGGGAACCGCCGGTGCGAATTTTGTCGCCTACAGGGCTGATGACGGAGAAGAGCTCTGGTCCATGCCCGCCCAGACCGGGGTTGTGGCCGGACCGGTCAGCTATGAAATCGACAGCGAACAATATGTGGCCGTCATGGCCGGATGGGGCGGCGTTTTTGCCCTGGCCGTTGGCGAACTCAGTCAAAAGTCGGGTGTTGTCCCCAACGTAAGTCGCCTGCTGGTGTTCAGGCTCGGCGGCCAGGTTGAACTCCCTCCTTTGCCTGAGGCCGAAGAGAGGGAGCTTGATCCTCCGGCCCTGACCGCTGATGCCGCCACCGTGCAAAAGGGTAAATATCTGTTTGGTCAGTTCTGCAGTGCCTGCCACGGCGGTGCCGCCCACAGCGGCGGCGTCCTGCCGGACCTGAGGTACAGCGACGCCCTGCATGACGACCTCTGGTACGATATTGTTCTCGACGGTGTGCTGAAAGAGAACGGAATGGTCAGCTTTGCCGATGTTCTGGACAAGGAAAAAGCCGATATTATCCGGGCTTTTGTCATTGAGCGGGCCCACGTTCTGAAGGCCGAAAAGGCCGCCCGGAAAGACGCAACCACAACACCCTGAGAGGGCGTGTTCAGATGAAAACAGGAAGCCGGGCCATTGGCCCGGCTTTTCAGTTAGGGGTGGTTTTGCTAGTCCTGCAGGACATATTGTCCGGGGGCCTTGTCAATCAGCGGCAGGACAACGCCTGTGGCTCCCATCGTTGGTGGCAGGGCCGGTTCTCCCGACCGTTCGTTGAGCCAGTTTACCCAGGCCGGCCACCAGGAGCCCTCCTGAACGGGCACTTCCTCTACCCAGCTGTCCGGGTCATGATAACGATCCTCGGCTCCTTTTGTGGTAATCTGGTAAGAACGGTTAGGGCGACCGATTTCCGAGACAATGCCGGCGTTATGGCCACCACTGGTCAGCAGGAAGGTGATCTCCGTATCAGACAGCTGGTGGACTTTATACACAGAGCGCCAGGGGGCAACATGGTCCCATTGTGTGCCAACCGCAAAAACGGGAACACGGATGTCGCTGAGCACAGCCGGTTTATCGCCAACTTTATAGCGGCCTGCGGCAAAATCGTTGTTGTGGAACAGCTGACGCAGATATTCACTGTGCATACGGTAGGGCATGCGGGTGGCGTCGGCATTCCAGAACATCAGATCACTGATTTCATGCCGTCTGCCCATCATATAGTCGTGGACCATGCGCGACCAGACCAGGTCATTGGAGCGCAGGATCTGGAAGGCACCAGCCATCTGGTGTGTGTCCAGATAGCCCTTTTCCCACATCATGTCCTCAAGAAAAGTAAGCTCGCTCTCATCAATGAACAGAGTCAGTTCCCCGGCCTCTGTAAAATCAGTCTGGGCGGCAAGCAGGGTCATGGAGGCAAGACGATCATCGCCGTCCCGGGCCATGGCGGCAGCAGCGATGGACAGTAGGGTGCCGCCCAGGCAGTAACCTGTCGCATGAATTTTCCTGTCCGGAAGAACGGCTGAAATAGCGTCCAGCGCCGCCATGATCCCCAACTGGCGGTAATCCTCCATCCCGAGGTTTCTGTCGTTCTCGTCCGGGTTCTTCCAGGAAACCATGAAGACGGTATATCCCTGTTCCGTCAGATATTTCACCAGTGAATTATGCGGGCTGAGGTCAAGAATGTAATATTTCATGATCCAGGCCGGTACGATCAATATCGGTTCCGGCCGGACCGACTTTGTCACCGGTTCATACTGGATCAGCTCAATCAGCCGATTGCGGAAGACCACATTGCCCGGGGTGACCGCCACATCCCTGCCGACTTTATATTTTTCATCTTTCCGCATCTTGCCGTCGGTCATGTCGACCAGGTCTTCCAGATAATTCTGGAATCCCCGCACCAGATTCATGCCCTTTTCCTCCCAGGTAAGCTCGGTGACTTCCGGATTGGTCCAGGGATAGTTGGACGGGGAAAAGATATCCAGCAGCTGGCGGCTGGCGAATTCCAGGACATTCTCATGCTGTTTTGTGACGCCCCTGACGCCGGTTGTTGCATTATACCACCATTGCTGATGCAGCAGAAAGGACTGGTACATCACATTATAGGGCCATTTCTGCCAGGCCTCATCGGAGAAACGCTTGTCCTGGGGCAAGGGTTCGATACAGGGCTTGTGATCTTCCCGGCTCAGAGCGCATTTGGCAGTGAAGGTTGCAAGGCGCGCCGATTTGCGGGCGGCCTTGTTGACCAGTTCCGCCTGCTTGCCCGGTGAAAAGGCAAGATGTACCATCCAGTCCATCCAGGCATTGGTCAGGGCCATGGGGGAGAGGCCGGCGGTGGAGCGGGCCACCATGGCATGGATGGTCCGGTCAAAGGCGTCCGCCAGCGGGTGCTCCGGTGCGCTTTCCCGGGCCGCTGGACGTGTCAGAAGCTGCGCCATTGGTTTCAGGGGCGTGTCGGGGAGAGCGGCGGATTGCTTTTTCACAAGGTTTTGCCCTGTCATTTGAAAGCTCTTTCAGCTGTTAAGTCAGATATAAAAGTATCTTGCGCGGCTGCGACTATAACACATTATGTTGCGATGCAACAGGAATTGTTTGTCATGACCAGGTCTAGGCTGGTGATGAGCCTGCCACAGCCGGCGGGCCAGAACAACATCCTGAATATCCTGTATTTTAAGGCGCTATGGCCTGTTTATGTTTCAGGCGAATTGATGCCGGTCAATTGTGAAACTTTTTTTATACGTTAAGAACAAACCGTCTTTTCGTGTATACTTGATCATAATTGTGCGCGGCAATAATTGTGGAGCAATCCCGACTCATGACAATACGCAATCTGGAAAAACTATTCTCCCCCGGCTCAGTGGCGCTTTTTGGCGCCAGTGACAGGGACGGCTCCATCGGCAAAACCGTCAGGGACAACCTGCAGGGAAATTTTCAGGGCCCGATCTGGCTGGTGAATCCCGGCCACGACGAAATTGCCGGTATCCGCTGTTACCCGGATGCGGACAGCCTGCCGGGTGTGCCGGATCTGGCTGTCATTGCGACACCGCCTCAATTTGTGCCGAAGATCATCTCGGACCTTGGCAAAAAGGGCACCAGGGCGGCAGTTGTAATCACCGCCGGATTCCGCGAGCAGGGGCTGACACAGGACATGCTGGATGCCGCCAAACCTTACGGGCTGAGGATTGTCGGGCCGAACTGCTTTGGCCTGATGGTGCCGGGCATCGGCCTGAACGCCAGTTTTGCCCACACCATGCCGTTGAAAGGGGGGCTCGCCCTTCTGTCCCAGTCCGGCGCCATCATCAGTGCCATTCTGGACTGGTCAAAGGATGCGGGAAAGGGCTTTTCCACCATGGTGTCCATGGGGGATATGGCCGATGTGGACCTTGGCGACATGCTGGATTATCTGGCCGCCGATAGCCGGACCCGGGCCATCCTGATGTATCTGGAACAGGTCACCGATGCCCGGAAATTTATGTCCGCCGCCCGTTCGGCGGCCCGGGTCAAGCCGGTGATTGTCATCAAATCCGGACGTCACGCCGAAGCCGCCAAGGCCGCCCATTCCCATACCGGCGCCCTGGCCGGTTCCGATGCAGTCTATAATGCGGCCTTTCGCCGGGCCGGGGTTTTACGGGTGATTGATCTGGAAGATCTGTTTGACGCTGCGGAAATTCTCAGCCACCTCAAGGCAGTGCACGGGGACCGGCTGGCGATTATTACCAATGGCGGTGGCGCCGGTGTTCTGGCCGTTGACCGGCTGATAGACTTTGGCGGCACTTTGGCGGCCCTGTCGGAAGAGACGAATTCCCGGCTTGGCGAGGTCCTGCCGGAGACCTGGTCGAAAGGAAATCCTGTCGATATCATCGGCGATGCCGGACCGCAGCGGTATGAGGATGCCATGGAGATCGTGCTTGATGACCCGGGGGTGGACGCGGTCATGGTCATCAACTGCCCAACCGCCCTGGCGTCGAGCGCGGAGGCGGCCGAGGCTACCCTCAGAAGCATTGACCGGAACAACCGGAAATATGCCCATCCCAAGGCCATCCTGACGTCCTGGCTCGGGGACGGCGCCGCCCATGAGGCAAGGGCCCTGTTTGCGGATGCGGGATATTCCACATTTACGACGCCTGAAGATGCGGTGCGGGGGTTCAGCTATCTGACCCGCCACGCCAAAGACCAGAAAGCCCTGATGCAGACACCGCCCAGCCTGCCGGAGGGATTTCATGCCGATCCGCAGGCGGCGCGCCGGGTGATCGACGAGGCACGCGCTGCCGGGCGAACTTTACTTACCGAACCGGAGGCCAAGCAGGTTCTGAAAGCTTACGGCATACCGACGGTCGAGACGGTGATTGTAACCTCTCCGGAAGAGGCCGGGACTACGGCCGGCAGGATTATCGGACCGGACGTGAAAGATGTGGCTCTGAAGATCCTGTCCGGCGATATTTCCCACAAATCAGACCTTGGCGGGGTGGTGCTGGGGCTTTCCAGTCCGCAGGCCGTCCGGGATGCGGCGAAGGAGATGCTCGACCGGATCAGCCAGGCGATGCCGGCGGCGGCGATAGAAGGATTTACCGTTCAGCCCATGATCCGTCGTCCGGGGGCCCATGAGCTGATTATCGGGGTGAGCGAGGACGTGACCTTCGGTCCGGTGATTATGTTTGGCGCCGGCGGGACGGCCGTGGAGGTGATCCGGGACACGGCCATGGCCCTGCCGCCGCTTGACCTGAAGCTTGCCCGCGACCTGATGGAGGAAACAAGGGTTTTCAAATTGTTGCGGGGCTATCGGGACCGGCCACCCGCAGATTTGTCAGCCATCGCCCTGACCCTGGTGCGCATATCACAGATGATTGCCGAACTACCGGAAATCACCGAGCTGGATATCAATCCGCTGCTGGCGGATGAAAAGGGAGTGATTGCCCTGGATGCCCGGATTGTGGCCGACGGAACGGCCTGTCCTACCGGTAAACTTAATCCCCGTTTTGCCATACGGCCCTATCCGTCGGAATGGGAGCGGATGGAAACCCTGCCGGAAGGCAGGACTGTCCTGATCCGGCCCATAAGGCCGGAAGACGAGCGCTTTTATGATGTCTTTATGGAGAAAACAGATCCCGAGGACATCCGGATGCGGCTTTTTGTGCCCATGCGCCGGCTCGAGCATGAATTCATCGCCCGTCTGACCCAGATCGATTATGCCCGCGCCATGGCCTTTATCGCTATCGATCCGGACTCAAATGAAATGCTTGGGATTTCCCGCCTGTCTGCCGATCCGGACAATGTGCGGGCGGAATATGCCGTTATTACCCGCAGCGATGTCAAGGGACATGGGCTCGGCTGGGCGCTGATGCAACAGTTGATTAAATATGCAGAGGCTGAAAAGATCAGGGAGCTTTGGGGGCAGGTGGCTGTCGAAAACCAGACCATGCTGAAAATGTGCCGGGAACTCGGGTTCTATGTTCATCAGGATCCAACGGACGCCTCGCTGCGACTGGTGACCCTGCCGCTGGACATGCCGGACTGACGGTAAACCGTTCGCCGGGGCCTATTGTTTATCGGAAAGTTCGCCGACTTCGAGGATCGGGGAGGCGTCCAGCTCTTCGGCATCCATCATTGCGGCAACACGCTGCAGGGAACTGACCAACATCTGGCGTTCCCAGCTTTCCAGTTTACGGTACTGGCGCAAAAAGCCGGACTGCAGCAGTTCCGGGGCTTCCTCCAGGCGCTTGCGGCCTTCCTCGGTCAGGCAGACATCGACAATACGACGGTCTTCCTCGCTTCGGGTGCGCCGGACGAGGCCGGCCTTTTCGAGCCGGTCAAGGATCGAGGTAATGGTGGCCTGGCTGAGGGCGACATTCCGGGCGATATTGCTTGGCGACAATTTTCCTTCCTTGCGCAATGTCTGCATGACCACAAGCTGCGGAGCGGTCAGGCCGGTTGTTTTGACCAACTGTTTCGACTGCAGGTCAATGGCCCGGATGATGCGCCGGATGGAAACCAGAATGTCGTCATAATCTGTCATGAAGCTCTTTGTCGCCCTTGAGTTAAGGCGACAAATCTAGCGGCAAAAACTTTTACATGCAATCTGTTAGTCGGTTGCCAGATCGACAAGGGTATCGAGCAGCAGGTTGGCCCCGCGTTCCACATCAATCCAGTGGGTCCATTCATCCGGGGCGTGGCTGACACCGTTGACGCTCGGCACAAAAATAAGGCCTGTCTCGGTGATTTCCGTCATGAACTGGGCGTCATGTCCGGCGCCTGACGGCATCAGCATATGACTGTAGCCCCGACCTTCAGCGCGGTTCTTTATGACGTCAACCACCTTGCTGCTGCAGTATTTTGGTTCCAGCCAGCTCATTTGTTCATATTCGAACATCAGGCCGTTCTTGCGGGCAATGGAGGACAGAACCCGGCGGCAGGCGTTGGCCAGTGCTTTCATGACGTCAGCATCAAGATCGCGGCCGACAATGGTGAAGTCCACCTCTCCGGGCACTGTATGGGGAAAACCCGGTTTCAGTTCGACAAAACCGATGGTGATCCGGGACCGGTCGGTGCCTTCCTCGTCAATGATACGCTGGATTTCGTGGGTGAAGTCGGCCAGGCCCAGGAAAGCGTCGCTGCGCATATCCATGGGAGCGGTGCCTGCATGGTCGGCTTTGCCGATCAGGCGCACGAACCATTTGAACACACCCGAGATTCCTTCGACGATGCCGATGGATTTGTGGGTGGCTTCAAGGACCGGCCCCTGTTCCACATGAAGCTCCAGAAAAGCCCTGACCATGTCCGGGTCACGCCGGGCGTGGAGAACGTCGTGATAGTCAAACCCGTGCCGCGCCATGGCGTCCTTGAGCAGTTCGCCGCCGGCATCCTTGGCATTTTCAAGCCAGGCCAGGGTTACCTTTCCGGACAGGGCCTGGGCCCCGAGCATGCCGCCGAAGCGGCCTTCCTCTTCGCTGGTGGCGACAATTTCGACGGGATAGTCCAGATGGATATTGCTTTCCCGGATCGTGCGGATGCACTCAACGCCGGCAATGACGCCCAGGGTGCCGTCGAAGATGCCGCCGGCCGGGACGGAATCAAGATGGGAACCGACCATGACACAGGGTTTGTCCGCAGAGCCGAAGCGGCCGATCACGTTACCGGCCCCGTCCATCCGGGGCTCCATTTCCAGGTCTTTGAAGAGGTCCATAAGCCAGCGGCGGGCTTCCATATCCGCATCGCTGAAGCCCTGCCGGTAAACGCCGCGATCCTGTTCATTGAAGCCGAACTTTGACAGGGTGAGCAGGTCTTTTTCAATTCGTTCAACAGAAACATTGGGCATCGGCCGGAAAATCCTGTGTTGAGTGTTGGGGGATCTTTCCCCGATTATGACATATGAAGTTTCAGAACAAAATATTTGAATACAAAATATAAATCCGTATGATATGGTCTTTGGAAGCGAACCTGTGTTCGTTAATTTGCCCGTAAAGCCGAGTAATTCAGGAGAAACTGGTCGTTTCAGGCGACGCAATGAATCTTTATGGTAATTCGTGTTATAACCATAGCAGTCCTCTTCCTGGCATCCTTGTCTCCAGTACTGGCCGGCCCTCTCCGGATCGCCGATGACGGTTTGTCCGCAGGGTATGTTACCGTGGCCTGGCCGGCGGCATCGGGAACATATTTTCAGCTCGAATTAAAATCAGAGGCTGGCTGGCGCAGCATCTATGCCGGTCCCGACCGGGCCACCACTCTGAGCGGCCTTGCCAACGGAACCTATCTGTTGCGGCTGAAATCTGAAGGCAATGCGCTCGCCGAAAATGATATTCTGGCAATTACGGTCAGGCATCATCCTCTTGACCAGGCGCTCGCCTTCTTCTGGGGTGGAGCCGTGATCTTTGTCGTTCTTGTCACCCTTCTGGCTGTCGGCAACAGCAGGGAGGCGGAGGCCTCCACAAGGCCGGGCGGACGGAGTGAATTTTTATGATGAATGCGGATGCTGTAATGCCGGCGGGCCTTGCCTGGTTCATTATAGGAGCTTTTTCCCTGCTCTGGATCTGGCTCGGCTGGTGGCTGGGACGTAAAAATGACAGCCTTGAAGATTATATGCTTGCCGGGCGCAAGGTCGGCATGGGGTTTGCCGTGGCGACGGCCATGGCGACCTGGGTGACCAGCAATACAACCATGACCGCACCACAACTTGCCTATCAACTTGGTGTCTGGGGTATGGCCGGTTATTCCCTTGGCGCAGTGGGTCTACTTCTTTTTGCTCCCCTGGCCAGGCGGATCCGCAACATGATGCCACAGGGTTATACCAGTGGGGACTTTATCCGCCTGCGATACGGCAGGACGACCTGGCGGGTTTTCCTGCTGATCTCCCTGTTCTACAGTTTCGGCTGGCTGATCAGTCTGGGCATGGCCGGCGGACTTCTGATCAACGCCCTGGCAGGGATTCCCTATGTCTATGGCATGACGGTGATTGTTCTGATTTGTACCCTGTATACGGTATTCGGCGGCCTCCGGGCGGTGATCGGCACCGACTTTGTGCAGACTCTGCTGATCCTGGTGGGGATCATCCTGCTGGCGGTTCTGGTGATCAATGAGGTTGGCTTTGAAGCCATTCACAGCCGTCTTCAGGAAGAACGCCCCGAGCTTCTGAACCTTTTGTTGCCCGCCTCCATCATGTTCCTGTTTAATAATCTGTTTTTCGGCGTCGGCGAGATTTTCCATTCAAATGTCTGGTGGTCACGGGCCTTTGCCTTTGCGCCGGGTGTCGGCTTCAGGGCTTATCTTCTGGCCGGCCTGTTCTGGTTGCCGATCCCCATCGTCGCCGGCTTTATCGCCCTGGCGGCCCCGGCGCTCGGCATTAATGTGCCGTCCCCGGATATGGTGGCGCCGCTGGTGGCCGGAAAGCTGTTCGGCCTGACGGGGGCGATTCTGGTGTTTGTCGTGGTTTTTGCCGCCCTGGCGTCCAGTCTCGACAGTGTTCTGGCGGCGACCAGCGACCTGATCGTG belongs to Emcibacter sp. and includes:
- a CDS encoding PQQ-dependent dehydrogenase, methanol/ethanol family, whose amino-acid sequence is MKQHWFFKGIAGLALLASLTACDDKTVKTADRIVNAEAEPQNWLSYGRTYSEQRFSPLKQINDGNVNELGLAWYHDLDTARGQEATPLVVDGVIYVTTAWSKAKAFDGKTGAVLWEYDPEVPPEWAVRVCCDVVNRGTAYWQGRIYFGTLDGRLIALDAKTGELVWEKQTTDKTQSYSITGAPRVVKGKVIIGNSGAEYGVRGYVSAYDAMSGEMAWRFYTVPGNPADGFENDAMKMAAETWNGEWWKLGGGGTVWDGMAFDPELDLLYLGVGNGSPWEQSVRSPGGGDNLFLSSIVAVRPDTGEYVWHFQTTPGDNWDYTATQQITLADLEIDGKVRKVLMQAPKNGFFYVLDRQTGDFISAGPIVPLTWATGLDENGRPIENPEARYKETGKPWVAMPGPMGAHSWNPMSYSPETGLVYIPTNEAGFVYVSDPDYKPLPKGMNLGVDMSAADLPDDPAIKQAVKDGLRGHLSAWDPVTQTEVWRAQYPGPGNGGTLATAGNLVFQGTAGANFVAYRADDGEELWSMPAQTGVVAGPVSYEIDSEQYVAVMAGWGGVFALAVGELSQKSGVVPNVSRLLVFRLGGQVELPPLPEAEERELDPPALTADAATVQKGKYLFGQFCSACHGGAAHSGGVLPDLRYSDALHDDLWYDIVLDGVLKENGMVSFADVLDKEKADIIRAFVIERAHVLKAEKAARKDATTTP
- a CDS encoding PHA/PHB synthase family protein, producing the protein MAQLLTRPAARESAPEHPLADAFDRTIHAMVARSTAGLSPMALTNAWMDWMVHLAFSPGKQAELVNKAARKSARLATFTAKCALSREDHKPCIEPLPQDKRFSDEAWQKWPYNVMYQSFLLHQQWWYNATTGVRGVTKQHENVLEFASRQLLDIFSPSNYPWTNPEVTELTWEEKGMNLVRGFQNYLEDLVDMTDGKMRKDEKYKVGRDVAVTPGNVVFRNRLIELIQYEPVTKSVRPEPILIVPAWIMKYYILDLSPHNSLVKYLTEQGYTVFMVSWKNPDENDRNLGMEDYRQLGIMAALDAISAVLPDRKIHATGYCLGGTLLSIAAAAMARDGDDRLASMTLLAAQTDFTEAGELTLFIDESELTFLEDMMWEKGYLDTHQMAGAFQILRSNDLVWSRMVHDYMMGRRHEISDLMFWNADATRMPYRMHSEYLRQLFHNNDFAAGRYKVGDKPAVLSDIRVPVFAVGTQWDHVAPWRSVYKVHQLSDTEITFLLTSGGHNAGIVSEIGRPNRSYQITTKGAEDRYHDPDSWVEEVPVQEGSWWPAWVNWLNERSGEPALPPTMGATGVVLPLIDKAPGQYVLQD
- a CDS encoding TonB-dependent receptor is translated as MAVIGTILPPAMQAIAQGQDKEENVLMLEEITVTARRREENLQDIPIAVTALTSDALERQQIFETTDLDNVAPNLQFTSYGPLSGNNSAAQVFIRGIGQTDPTGAVDPGVGIYIDDVYMGRSVGGAMDFKDISSVQILRGPQGTLFGRNTIGGAVLISTNLPGDELGGTVRARTGTDNLRELFGAFDLPVSDTLGTRFSMGMRQRDGYVTRQSDGVDLGDDDSYSLNGTVRWEPSDSFSLTIRGDYSSEDENGSPFVFKNINENAAFVAATSVGAGCPGATFPPPAVPVDVVNPACGNDATYDLGPFTNGGTAKVFSSTENWGFSGTAEYDFNDSLTLKSVTSYRELAWSGARDADNTALPILSTEYDSTSEQFSQELQALYSSDKLNGVVGLYYFDEDTHDEVRVPVALPIPNILGGGDGSRDHQSVDLSTESWAAFTEWTYDITDKLSLSGGLRYTDETKGMTLIAFNIEDVHAPEPTTLPTTVPPLFVDPSPHELGFSAVTGTAKLQYRWNDSLMTYASWSQGFKSGGFNQRYNAPPPNNQPITFDEEKAQNYEVGFKADVADNLRLNGAVFHTDYTDMQLIYRLGVVPLLFNAGSASIEGFELEMTWNPTGRLLVEGSVGYLDSSIDEVVEIVVPDQTVTATVDKGNRLPFSPEWKANLGVSYFFDIGHGLELTPRVDVVYTSEMYYDAANSEGVLQDDYTLVNASLQLESPDSGWRVTFGVNNLTDKLYQVAGNSSFSTATGYEEVIYARKRNWYLALTADF